The genomic window CGGTAACGGGCTGGCCAATGCCTGTGCAAAAGCGGCTTCGATCTCAGCGGTGATCGCCTGCTCAGCCATTGCGACGAACTGAGCGCCGTCGTCCGTCTGCCGCAATATGTCAGCCAGATGATGCACCGGACAATGTGCCATCCACTCCGCCAATTCGCCCTCAGGGCGGTAGCCCAGATGATCGTCGAATTCTGAACCGCAATGCTCACGCCAACGGTAGGTCGAACACTCCAAGAACACCGGCTTCCCGCCCGCACGCAGATGCGATACGGCCTGCTGTGCCGCAGCGAACACCGCCTGCACATCGTTACCAGCGACATGCACACTCTCGCAACCATAAGCGGCCGCTACGGCGTGGATCGGGCGAGCAGGTTGACGTTCGTTGAGTCGGGTATAGCAGGCATATAGATTGTTCTCACACACGAATAAGATGGGCAGTTCGTGGAGCAATGCGAAATTGATGGACTCGTGTACCACGCCTTCCTCGAACGTGCCATCGCCGAAGAACACCGCGACCACGGTGTTCTCTCCGCGCAATTTGGCTGCCCAGGCCGTGCCCACCGCCAGCGGAACGGTCGCGCCTACGATGGGTACGGCACCAAGAAAACCTGCGGCCAAATCGATCATATGCATCGAGCCACCGACGCCATGACAGCAGCCGTTTTGCAGGCCGTAAATCTCGGCCAGCATGGCAACTAGATCGCCGCCTTTAGCCAGATAGTGAGCATGGGCGCGATGGTTGCTGAACACGCCATCGCTAGTCTGCAACGCCAGACACACGCCGACAGCCGCGCCTTCTTGTCCGATGGACAAATGCACCGGACAGCGCATGTTCTGCGCCGTGTAGCGCTGCGCGATGGCCTCCTCGACCCGACGGATGCGCAACATGTTGCGATAGAGTTCAAAAGGATGCACTCAGCGGACTCCTGCGATCTTGGCACGCACGGCGGCGCTCACCGTTGGCACGCTGATATGTTGCATACAAGGCGAGGCTTGCACGCAAGATGACTCCAAACAGGGGATGCAATCCCACGACACGGCGGGCGTGATGTTGACCAATCGCGCCCCTTCGACTTCACTGGCAACGGTCGGCCCGAACAGCGCTATCACTGGCTTGCCGAGCGCCAACGCGAGGTGCAGACCGAGCGAATCGTTGGTGACCAGAACTCGGCAGCTGGCGATCCAGTCGATATAGCTTTCAATATCGCTGGTTCCCTGCTGCCAGCACACCGAGTAGTCTGCGGACAGATCGTCGTACAGCGCCTGCCAGTTGGCTTCGGGCCAGCGCTTCAATGGAAATTTCGCACCGATCAGATGATTCAGTCCGATGTCGTGGATGACCTCTACATGTGGCTGATAGCCCAACACATAGGGTTGGCCAGCGTAATGGTGGCCGAGCATCTCGTACAACACGCAAGACCATGATTTGGCTTTGCTGCGTTTGGCCGTTTGGTTGGTGCTGAAGCTCAGGGCTTCATCGGCATGATCGTAAGAAACGGCCGTATGCGTCTGATGGTCGAGCCGGAAACCGTAGCGCCGCCAAGCGGGGATGCGATCCGAAACTGCGCAGATATCTGGCTGCTTTTCAAAGTTGATCACGATGTCGAACCACTCCGAGAGCAGCAGATGTGGTGTGAAAGGCGTGATCACCAGCACGCGCGCAATAAAAGGGTTGCCTCGCAGCAGCGGAGCGCCCTTTTGATCGACCAGCCAAGTGACGTGGTACTGCTCAGGTGGGTAAAGATGCAGGATCACCGTCGTACGTAGAATATCGCCCAGACTGACGATCCCGCTGGTATCGGCATCCAGCGTTTCGCTGTACCCCGGCTTGATGATGAGCACGCGCTTCCGGTTGTCGGCGGACACAGGTTTTTCGCTATCCATGTTTACTCTCATCCCAGGCCAAAGGGTCGATGAACGGCTGACACTGCTCCAGATTCTCTATCTTCCCCAGCAAGTGTGCAGGCATCCGAATATTCCTTATCTTCACCGAGGTGTGTGGTACACCACGATCCGCATAGCTTTGAAAACGGTCATTTTTGATCTTGGTATCGCAGCCTATACAACGCCCGTACTGATAGCAAGGGCGGAACGTATCCAACTTATCCATCGAGAAATCAGGGTCAAGGATATGGCCGATCGGCGCGATGGGGCGCCCGGCGAATATCTGCGCACCATGATGGATATATTGGAAATTCACGGCCTCGATGGCGGCAAACTCTTGCACTAGGCCTCCCTGCCGCCAAGCGTCATACAGGTAAAAGTGACAGCCCCAGATAAAGCCCATGGGATCGATGAGTAGCTCGGTGGTCTTGCATTCGCAAGCAAGCGGGGTCGGATGAATGCCACGCGAAATCAGATCCGCCGAGAACGGGTATAGATAACGTCCGTAAAGCTTGCCCGCATGTACTCCAAGGAACTCCTTGGTCTCAAATGGAACACGTTCCGCATACGTCGCTCGCATCTCCGGTGTGACGACATTGTCAGGGTGCTCAACCATGTAGATACCGACATCGCTGTCAGCCTTGAGGGACGAGACTTTAAAACCAAGGTCTTTGAGTGCCTCGCACCGTGACACTAACTCATCGAAGCCGCGACCGTGCCAAGTCCGATTCATCTCATCGGCATGGTAGCTCACACGAATCGAGGGATACGGTGCGTCGCGCTGGAGTTTCGCCTGCTGTCCATTCAGATTGCGCACGAACACGTCCGGCTGTAGCGCAAAATTCGTTAGCAGATCGAAGTAGTGCGGCACCTCGGTCAAGATCAGCCCCAGGCCTTTGCCTCCCCAATACAACATGGGTTCTCCACCCTGAAGGGTGATCGGGAGATCTGAACGAAAGGGGATGCGGCTCAGCGCTGTCGCCCATTCGGCGGGCGATAGTCCCTTGCGGACGGACTTCGCCTCGATCGGGAATAAGCTGCTGCGCCGTCCAGATTGCTCTGGATCGTTGATGCAATAGCTGCAATTCAGACTGCATTCCAGCGTTAAGAACACGCCGATGTAGTTCAGCTCATCAGGTAGTTTGAGCGATGACAATGTCATACGATTAGCTACCCCTGAGAGATGAGCTGAGGTTGGTGGTATCGGCCGCCCTAATCACTATAAACCCACTTGAATTCATGCTTGAATATCTCCTTCGTGGATTCAGGCGCATAGTAGTCCTCGGCTTTTCTGCCTGCGAGAAAGTCAGTGTGTCTGGCCGGGTGGGTGAACTCGGCCCAGAAAAAATAATCGCTGTCTTGAATGAGGCGAAGATTCTCGGTACGGAACGCTGAGTCGATAAAGTCGTGGTCGATGGCATAGAAACTCGCAATCGAGTTAGCGCCGCAGAGTGGATGGCGAATCATGTGATCCAGCATTTCAGCCCTCGCATAGAAACACAAGGGAGGTGGAACCCAATTTTGAGCTGAGTAGTAGCTGCCGTGGTCGCGATAGCGGAGGCAGTTGTTTTCGCTGACTAGGGCGGAGTAGCTTTGTGGGTGGATGAAGTCAGTCATGGATTTGCGGACAAACATCCGTGAGTCGAGCCCAGAGTCAGCATCGTCGGATAGCATTCGCTTTAGTTCTGGATAAGCGACTTCAGAGTTGATCCTAGGCATAGCACACGCCACCGTTTCAAAGGGCGTCATATCCATGATCACTCGATGAATCGAACCGGAAATGATCGCATCAGGCAAGGCCATGACTACTACGGACTTTAGTGCCAGAGATCGTTTAACCTGATCAATGATAGGGAGCGTGAGGATAGGATAAATATCCTGCGAGAAAGCGAGAAGCTCGACGTTGATTCGGTACTTTATGCCGCGCTGAGTGATCTTATGCAGAAACCCTTGCAGAGGTTTTAGGTCGGCGGGTGTGGTGTAAATGTTGTAGGTGACGGAGCGCTCTTGTAAGAGTTTGTCAAAGCCTTCCGTCGCGGCAAGGGCGGGGTAGGCAATGTGCTCAAGGTAGTCTATGTGCTCTTGTCCGATCACGATGCAAAATAACTCGACGATCTGCCCCAGCTCGAACGAATCATTCTGAATGTCTAATCCGGTATGGTCGATGAGTGCGCGCTCTCCAGTGCAGAACTGTTCGGCAATGCTTGCTAGTTGATAGAAAGTCAATCGACTATCTACGTCACCAGGTAGGCAGTTCAGCCCCCAAGCTCCTTCTCGGCTAAAGCTATTTGCAACCAGTTGACACACATCGAACGCCGCCGCATCGCCGCCGACTTGGTGTTGCATGTCAGCCCAATTGAGATAGACCTCGGAATCGTTGGGTTTAATGTTCACGTTCCCTTTAAGTAATTCAAGTGCGTTTTCGGTATCTCCCGACTTGGCTAACATGTCCGCATATAGTTTACGTAGCGGGACCGAATTCGGCTCTTCGTTCAATAGCTGTGTGAGGTTGGTTTTCGCTTCGTCCCAGCGTTGTTGGCGGATAAGGACCTGTGCCAGCCAGATGCGCATCTGAGTATTTTTAGTGTCGAACATCAGATAGTCACGACATAACTGTTCCGCATCGGTAAGTCTGTCCTGACGATGCAGCTGATCTAGCAGCATATGGTAAGCACGCAGATCGCTCACATTCAGTTGGATGCAGTCGCGCAGATGGCGCTCTGCTGTAGCGAAATCACCTAATTGCCAAACCAGACTGGCTAAGGGGAAGATGGCGCTGAAATCATCGCCGGCCGTGGTCTGGGCGGCAGCGAGTATGCGCGCAGCAGCGATCCGTTGATTTTTGCCAAGGAGCAGATTGGCGAGTTTGACGCTGGCGGCGATGTTTCCTGGTGATAGCTCAAGCACCTTGCGGCAGGCTCTCTCTGCCTCAGCACCTGCTTGGAGGTTGGCAAGCTCCATCCATGCCTGAATGTCGAAAGGGTCTGCTAAAACAGCCTTCCCAAGAAAGGCTACGGCCGCTTGAATGTTATTCCGCTGTTTGAGTACCAGTGCATCTTGATAATGTCGCTCTGCTTGTGAGTCGCTGATCTCGGAGTACATCTTCACTGCCAAGTCTATCGAGCCCTGCGCGGCCAGTGCATGCGCTTCCTGGAACCTTGGATCTGCGAATTGATTGAGCAGAAATGATGCCGCGACAGAGGTTGGCGATTTTTCACGATTCATGGTTTTTCCTTGCTGGGTTCGGTCCGAGCGAGCTGGATTCAGATGAGCTCATAGGCGTTGTAGAGATAGCTTTGTATAACATCAGGCGAGTTGAACATCATGACGTCTATGATGGACAGGTGCGGCACGAAAGCATTGCCAAATTGAGCATATTCGGGCAGTTTCGAGCGAATGAAATTCAACTGGATGCCCCGTTCTTGGAAAGCCTCTTTTTCGTATAGATCGACGCCGCCGATAGCGTTTATGTAGATACTCGCGTGCATCGCATCGCACTGTGCGAGTACCTTGGCTTGCCTCCGTAGCGTATGGTCGATGGCAACATTGGAGGATATTTCTATCGTGGTTGTAATACCTAGCTGCTGGCAGATTCTGGTAATGGAGTGGTGCAAAAAGCGAAATAGATTCGTGTCCTCATAACGCACGATCTGGTCGAGCAGCGGCATAGTCTGTTCGAAATATGGGGCGCGTCGATAGGCGCCGATGAATTGGTTTAGTAATTTGTCACGCTTGAAGGCAGTAGCTAGCTCACGCTCGCAAATGTCTAGGTCATCTGAGTCATGTTTTAGTGGCAGCGAGAACGTGGAGTCTGTGCCATTGAGTAATAATCGATTGCGATTTATCCAGCCTTTTTTCGTGTATTTGGTGTTGTCATAAAGGATAAACACGTCCACCGCTGCTATCAGCTGGAAGTAGCCGATGTAGGGAAGGAAGTAAGGTTGCATGATAGCCAGCTTCATTGTGTTCGGGCCGCTGTCAGAATCGTGCGATCAGGTCGGTAATTTCTGCAACTTTGGTAAGTTCCAGATCGGGGTAAATCGGCAAGCATAGAATTTGCTGCGATGCCCTGCTTGCCACCGGCAGATTGTCGTGATGAGAGGAGGGCAGGCTACGATACATCGGGAAGTCGGAGATCAGTGGATAGAAGTAGCGTCTCGGGTGAATGTCATGATCCTTCAGTTTTTGATATAGCGCATCACGGCTAAGCGGGTATTCCGGTCCGACCAGAATCGGAAAATAGACGTAGTTTGCATCTTCTCTGTCCATTTCCCGCAGGCAGAAGATTCCGGGCACGTCGCGCAGTAGCTCATGGTAAGTGTTGGCGATGGTTTTGCGGCGCGCTTTGATCTGGTCAAAGCTTTTCAGTTGCAGCAAACCCATGGCGGCATTTATCTCACCCATTTTTCCGTTGATGCCTGCGGCGACGACAGTGGTTTCGTCCACAAAGCCGAAGTTCTTCAGGTGGTCGATGCGATTTTTGGACTTGGCGTCTGGGCAGACGATGGCGCCCCCCTCAAAGGTGTGGAAAGCTTTAGTGGCGTGAAAACTCAGCACCGACAAATCACCGTGGCGTAACAGGCTACCGCCTGCGTCGCGTACACCAAAGGCATGGGCGGCATCGTAAATGACCTTGAGATTGTAGTTGTCAGCAATCTTCTGGATGGCCTCCACGTCGCAGGGGTGGCCGTAGCAATGTACCGGCATGATAGCGGTGGTCTGCGGTGTGATTGCTGCTTCGATGCGGGCTGGGTCGAGATTCAGGGTGTTTGGCTCAATATCCACGAACACTGGTTTGATCCCATTCCACAGCAGGGAGTGGGAGGTGGCGACAAAGGAATAGGGGGTTGTGATGACTTCACCGGTGATGCGTAACGATTGCAGCGCTGTCACGAGTGCCAGCGTACCGTTGGCGAACAGAGCAATGTGCTCGACATTCAGATACTCACAAAGTGCCGCTTCAAGTTGTTGGTGAAATGGCCCGCAGTTCGTAAGCTGCTTGCTCTCCCAAATCTTCTCCAAATAAGGGAGAAACTCCTCAAGGGGCGGGAGATAAGGTTGCGTGACAAAGGTGGGGGTGCTCATTGCTTCGCTTTCGGAGAAAGATCGATCGCCGTCGATGTTATGGATAGCAGGCACATCAATTTGACCAGCCTTGAGTTATCTTGGTGGGCGCAACACCTCTGCGCAACTTGGACATGCTGCATCCATCGTGAATTGGACGTGAGAATACGCGGCTTGCCCGAGTTGCAAAGCAGGGAAAAGATGCTGGATATTGACTCAATTTCTGGAGATGAGAGAATTTTGGAGGTAAGTGCTGTGTCTGGTCAGTGATGGAAGCTTGCTGCATCTTGGTCAGGGCGTGCCTTATTACTACCCGCTGATGCTTCCTGTGGTGTAATCGGGGTGAGTTGAGAGGGGGCTTAAATCCCGCGAGAATTGCTTTCTAGCGCTTACGCAAACTCATGATTCAGGTAGAATGCCCGTGTTTTTTAGTGCTAGAACCCCATGTCTCCCGTTGAATCTGCTGTGACTCCTGAATCTTTGCTGCGCCCAGAGCTGCTGGCCTTACGCGCCTATCACGTGCCGCCCAGCAGTGGCATGGTCAAGCTCGACGCGATGGAAAATCCTTATCCTTTGCCGTTGGAGTTGCGCGCCGAGATCGCCCAATTGACGGCGGAGGCGGCCATCAATCGTTATCCCGATGCGTCTGCGGCTACGCTGAAACAAGCTATCCGTCGAGTAACTGACTTGCCTGCGGGCATGGATATCCTGCTAGGCAACGGTTCCGACGAGATCATCCAACTGCTGGCGATGGCCATCGCCAAGCCAGGTGCGACGCTGCTGTCGGTCGAGCCGTCGTTCGTGATGTACAAGATGATCTCGGTGTTTACTGGGCTGGACTACGTCGGCGTGCCGCTGACCGAGGA from Ferriphaselus amnicola includes these protein-coding regions:
- a CDS encoding DegT/DnrJ/EryC1/StrS family aminotransferase codes for the protein MSTPTFVTQPYLPPLEEFLPYLEKIWESKQLTNCGPFHQQLEAALCEYLNVEHIALFANGTLALVTALQSLRITGEVITTPYSFVATSHSLLWNGIKPVFVDIEPNTLNLDPARIEAAITPQTTAIMPVHCYGHPCDVEAIQKIADNYNLKVIYDAAHAFGVRDAGGSLLRHGDLSVLSFHATKAFHTFEGGAIVCPDAKSKNRIDHLKNFGFVDETTVVAAGINGKMGEINAAMGLLQLKSFDQIKARRKTIANTYHELLRDVPGIFCLREMDREDANYVYFPILVGPEYPLSRDALYQKLKDHDIHPRRYFYPLISDFPMYRSLPSSHHDNLPVASRASQQILCLPIYPDLELTKVAEITDLIARF
- a CDS encoding WbqC family protein encodes the protein MQPYFLPYIGYFQLIAAVDVFILYDNTKYTKKGWINRNRLLLNGTDSTFSLPLKHDSDDLDICERELATAFKRDKLLNQFIGAYRRAPYFEQTMPLLDQIVRYEDTNLFRFLHHSITRICQQLGITTTIEISSNVAIDHTLRRQAKVLAQCDAMHASIYINAIGGVDLYEKEAFQERGIQLNFIRSKLPEYAQFGNAFVPHLSIIDVMMFNSPDVIQSYLYNAYELI
- a CDS encoding radical SAM protein — its product is MTLSSLKLPDELNYIGVFLTLECSLNCSYCINDPEQSGRRSSLFPIEAKSVRKGLSPAEWATALSRIPFRSDLPITLQGGEPMLYWGGKGLGLILTEVPHYFDLLTNFALQPDVFVRNLNGQQAKLQRDAPYPSIRVSYHADEMNRTWHGRGFDELVSRCEALKDLGFKVSSLKADSDVGIYMVEHPDNVVTPEMRATYAERVPFETKEFLGVHAGKLYGRYLYPFSADLISRGIHPTPLACECKTTELLIDPMGFIWGCHFYLYDAWRQGGLVQEFAAIEAVNFQYIHHGAQIFAGRPIAPIGHILDPDFSMDKLDTFRPCYQYGRCIGCDTKIKNDRFQSYADRGVPHTSVKIRNIRMPAHLLGKIENLEQCQPFIDPLAWDESKHG
- a CDS encoding glycosyltransferase family 9 protein, yielding MDSEKPVSADNRKRVLIIKPGYSETLDADTSGIVSLGDILRTTVILHLYPPEQYHVTWLVDQKGAPLLRGNPFIARVLVITPFTPHLLLSEWFDIVINFEKQPDICAVSDRIPAWRRYGFRLDHQTHTAVSYDHADEALSFSTNQTAKRSKAKSWSCVLYEMLGHHYAGQPYVLGYQPHVEVIHDIGLNHLIGAKFPLKRWPEANWQALYDDLSADYSVCWQQGTSDIESYIDWIASCRVLVTNDSLGLHLALALGKPVIALFGPTVASEVEGARLVNITPAVSWDCIPCLESSCVQASPCMQHISVPTVSAAVRAKIAGVR
- a CDS encoding thiamine pyrophosphate-dependent dehydrogenase E1 component subunit alpha encodes the protein MHPFELYRNMLRIRRVEEAIAQRYTAQNMRCPVHLSIGQEGAAVGVCLALQTSDGVFSNHRAHAHYLAKGGDLVAMLAEIYGLQNGCCHGVGGSMHMIDLAAGFLGAVPIVGATVPLAVGTAWAAKLRGENTVVAVFFGDGTFEEGVVHESINFALLHELPILFVCENNLYACYTRLNERQPARPIHAVAAAYGCESVHVAGNDVQAVFAAAQQAVSHLRAGGKPVFLECSTYRWREHCGSEFDDHLGYRPEGELAEWMAHCPVHHLADILRQTDDGAQFVAMAEQAITAEIEAAFAQALASPLPDRADLAGYLYA
- a CDS encoding tetratricopeptide repeat protein, translated to MNREKSPTSVAASFLLNQFADPRFQEAHALAAQGSIDLAVKMYSEISDSQAERHYQDALVLKQRNNIQAAVAFLGKAVLADPFDIQAWMELANLQAGAEAERACRKVLELSPGNIAASVKLANLLLGKNQRIAAARILAAAQTTAGDDFSAIFPLASLVWQLGDFATAERHLRDCIQLNVSDLRAYHMLLDQLHRQDRLTDAEQLCRDYLMFDTKNTQMRIWLAQVLIRQQRWDEAKTNLTQLLNEEPNSVPLRKLYADMLAKSGDTENALELLKGNVNIKPNDSEVYLNWADMQHQVGGDAAAFDVCQLVANSFSREGAWGLNCLPGDVDSRLTFYQLASIAEQFCTGERALIDHTGLDIQNDSFELGQIVELFCIVIGQEHIDYLEHIAYPALAATEGFDKLLQERSVTYNIYTTPADLKPLQGFLHKITQRGIKYRINVELLAFSQDIYPILTLPIIDQVKRSLALKSVVVMALPDAIISGSIHRVIMDMTPFETVACAMPRINSEVAYPELKRMLSDDADSGLDSRMFVRKSMTDFIHPQSYSALVSENNCLRYRDHGSYYSAQNWVPPPLCFYARAEMLDHMIRHPLCGANSIASFYAIDHDFIDSAFRTENLRLIQDSDYFFWAEFTHPARHTDFLAGRKAEDYYAPESTKEIFKHEFKWVYSD